The following proteins come from a genomic window of Polaribacter dokdonensis:
- a CDS encoding NUDIX hydrolase → MDELIDILTPEGQPTGRTALKSEAHKHGWFHATVHIWLYTLDKKILLQKRSLTKKVFPGLWDISVAGHIAAGETILTSAKREILEEIGLEIKESDLIKIGTRIHQVSHANGIQDNEHHHVFIAELKSPVSELKIQEEEVADIKLFDLSVLKSTKNLENILLSRFHDYYIFVYDKIIEYLKNTTNY, encoded by the coding sequence ATGGATGAATTGATTGATATTTTAACTCCTGAAGGACAACCCACAGGAAGAACTGCCTTAAAATCTGAAGCCCATAAACATGGTTGGTTTCATGCAACTGTGCACATTTGGCTCTATACCTTGGATAAAAAAATATTACTTCAAAAAAGGTCATTAACCAAAAAAGTATTTCCTGGTTTGTGGGATATTTCTGTTGCAGGGCATATTGCAGCTGGTGAAACAATTTTAACATCAGCAAAAAGAGAAATCTTAGAAGAAATTGGTTTAGAAATTAAAGAATCTGACTTGATTAAAATAGGTACAAGAATTCATCAAGTTTCACATGCAAATGGCATTCAAGATAATGAACATCATCATGTATTTATAGCTGAATTAAAATCGCCAGTTTCCGAATTAAAAATTCAAGAGGAAGAAGTAGCCGATATTAAATTATTCGATTTATCTGTCTTAAAATCAACAAAAAACCTCGAAAACATATTGCTTTCAAGGTTTCATGATTATTATATTTTTGTTTATGACAAGATTATAGAATATCTTAAAAATACAACAAACTACTAG
- a CDS encoding ABC transporter ATP-binding protein, producing MQHFKESSKDKKKPKVTLKQAFKTIIWPRRNLVFVGLILIIIRSLSGFVLPLQSKVLLDEVVPNKDYTQLYTLIAVVIGAISVQAITSFLLTKVLSIQAQYLISELRAEVQRKVLTLPISFFDNTKSGALVSRIMSDVEGVRNLIGTGLVQLIGGSFTAIVTLVILIKMNVWMTLFTFVPLSIFGLIALKSFKYIRPIFRARGKINAEVKGRLTETLGGIRVIKAFNAEEQESKIFEKGVADIFINVKKSMTATAIMTSSSTFLIGLATTGVMGIGGYYMIQGTLTFGDFIQFTFLLAFMVAPIVQMSNIGSQLTEALAGLDRTEELMNMSAEEDDVSRTIELDKVDGEIKFDDVSFSYEAGKEVLHNINFQVPAGSVTALVGSSGSGKSTIAGLSATFLNPKSGTITIDNQDMSKVKLSSYRKNLGVVLQDEFLFEGTIRENILFPRPNATDEELQNAVNAAYVNEFTDRFDDGLDTLIGERGVKLSGGQRQRLAIARAILADPRILILDEATSSLDTESEALIQKSLSELIKNRTTIVIAHRLSTIKKANQILVIESGKIAERGTHDELIDAKGRYFDLYTYQSKI from the coding sequence ATGCAGCATTTCAAAGAATCATCAAAAGATAAAAAGAAGCCAAAAGTAACCTTAAAACAAGCTTTTAAAACCATTATTTGGCCAAGAAGAAACCTAGTTTTTGTGGGTCTCATTTTAATAATTATTAGAAGTTTATCTGGTTTTGTTTTACCCTTACAAAGTAAAGTGTTGTTAGATGAGGTAGTACCTAATAAAGATTACACTCAATTATACACGCTAATAGCTGTTGTTATTGGTGCAATTTCTGTACAAGCAATTACTTCTTTTTTACTAACCAAAGTACTAAGTATACAAGCACAATATTTAATTTCAGAATTAAGAGCAGAAGTGCAAAGAAAGGTATTAACCCTACCAATTAGTTTTTTTGATAATACAAAATCTGGGGCTTTAGTTTCTAGAATTATGAGTGATGTAGAAGGAGTTCGAAACTTAATTGGCACAGGTTTAGTGCAGTTAATTGGTGGTTCTTTTACAGCAATTGTAACGTTAGTTATTTTGATTAAAATGAATGTTTGGATGACGCTTTTTACCTTTGTTCCATTATCTATATTTGGATTAATTGCCTTAAAATCATTCAAATACATTCGACCTATTTTTAGGGCAAGAGGTAAAATAAATGCAGAAGTTAAAGGACGTTTAACAGAAACTTTAGGTGGTATTCGAGTAATAAAAGCCTTTAATGCAGAAGAACAAGAAAGTAAAATTTTCGAAAAAGGTGTTGCAGATATTTTTATCAATGTTAAAAAAAGTATGACAGCAACTGCAATAATGACAAGTTCTTCTACTTTTTTAATTGGTTTAGCAACAACTGGAGTTATGGGAATTGGTGGTTATTATATGATACAAGGAACCTTAACCTTTGGAGATTTCATTCAGTTTACATTTCTGTTAGCCTTTATGGTTGCTCCAATAGTACAAATGAGTAATATTGGTAGTCAGCTTACAGAAGCATTGGCTGGTTTAGACAGAACAGAAGAATTAATGAATATGTCTGCAGAAGAAGATGATGTAAGTAGAACTATAGAATTAGATAAAGTTGATGGCGAAATTAAGTTTGATGATGTTTCTTTTTCATATGAAGCTGGTAAAGAAGTTCTACATAATATCAATTTTCAAGTTCCTGCAGGTTCTGTAACAGCTTTAGTGGGTAGTTCTGGTTCTGGTAAATCTACGATAGCAGGTTTATCAGCAACATTTTTAAATCCCAAATCAGGTACAATTACTATAGATAATCAAGATATGTCTAAAGTAAAATTGTCTAGTTATCGTAAAAACTTAGGAGTTGTTTTGCAAGATGAATTTTTATTTGAGGGTACAATTAGAGAAAACATACTTTTTCCAAGACCAAATGCAACTGATGAAGAGTTGCAAAATGCTGTAAATGCAGCTTATGTAAACGAATTTACAGATAGGTTTGATGATGGTTTAGATACCTTAATTGGAGAAAGAGGTGTAAAATTATCTGGAGGACAAAGACAGCGTTTGGCAATTGCAAGAGCCATTTTAGCAGATCCTAGAATTTTAATTTTAGATGAAGCAACATCAAGTTTAGATACAGAAAGTGAAGCATTGATTCAGAAAAGTCTATCAGAATTAATAAAAAACAGAACAACAATAGTTATTGCTCATAGGTTGAGTACAATTAAAAAAGCAAATCAAATTTTAGTAATAGAATCTGGTAAAATTGCAGAAAGAGGTACACATGATGAGTTGATTGATGCAAAAGGTAGATATTTTGATTTGTATACTTACCAATCAAAAATTTAA
- a CDS encoding DUF6503 family protein, with product MKKIAFVFILAITIVSCKKQVKKETEDKNKTEIKSEVNKKIPEELAKVFKTHGGLATWNSMQVLSFNKGEEAHTADLKSRKTVINSPKYSLGFNGKEVWLDEENKGDYKGNPEFYYNLYFYFYAMPFVLADDGIIYEKADAISFEGLEYPGFKISYKANIGTSPDDNYIVYYNPKNFQMEWLAYTVTFNSKEPSNRYNLIKYNKWENVNGLILPKEITWYKKDDKGMPTEPARPATEFTLPLASKAKLVDSFFEKPKK from the coding sequence ATGAAAAAAATAGCATTTGTATTTATTTTAGCAATTACTATAGTCTCTTGTAAGAAACAAGTTAAAAAAGAAACTGAGGATAAAAATAAAACAGAGATTAAATCTGAAGTAAACAAAAAGATTCCAGAAGAACTAGCTAAAGTTTTTAAAACGCATGGAGGTTTAGCAACTTGGAATAGTATGCAGGTTTTATCTTTTAATAAAGGAGAAGAAGCACATACAGCAGATTTGAAATCGAGAAAAACAGTTATAAATTCTCCTAAATATTCTTTAGGTTTTAATGGTAAAGAAGTTTGGTTAGATGAAGAGAATAAAGGCGATTACAAAGGAAATCCTGAGTTTTACTATAACTTATACTTTTACTTTTATGCAATGCCATTTGTGTTAGCAGATGATGGTATTATTTATGAAAAAGCAGATGCAATTTCTTTTGAAGGATTAGAATATCCTGGGTTTAAAATCTCTTATAAAGCAAACATTGGTACTTCTCCAGATGACAATTACATTGTGTATTACAACCCAAAAAACTTTCAAATGGAATGGTTAGCATACACAGTTACGTTTAACTCTAAAGAACCAAGTAATAGATATAATTTAATTAAATACAATAAGTGGGAAAATGTGAATGGCTTAATTTTACCAAAAGAAATTACTTGGTATAAGAAAGATGATAAAGGCATGCCAACAGAACCAGCAAGACCTGCAACAGAATTTACATTGCCTTTAGCAAGCAAAGCTAAATTAGTAGATTCATTTTTTGAGAAGCCTAAAAAGTAA